The stretch of DNA GGTCCAGCACAAGAGCGAGTGGGCCGACGGCGCCGGCGTGGCCGTCGGCCTCGAGGACGCCGACGCGGTTCGAACGGCCGCAGAGCAGATCTTCGACGCGGCTGCCGACCGCGAACTCGACGCCGCGGCCCTCGTCGAGGAAGGAGTCGACCTCGAGGCGGGACTCGAGGTGATCGTCGGCGGCACGCGCGACCCGTCGTTCGGTCCGACCGTCCTCGTCGGCCTCGGCGGAATCGCCGTCGAAGTTTTGCAGGATGTTAGCCACCGGATCGCGCCGGTATCGACCGCCGAGGCCGTCGAGATGACCCGGGAGCTCGAGGCGTCGCCGCTGTTCGACGGCTACCGCGGATCCCCCGCGGTCGACCGAACCGCGATCGCGGAGGCGATCGTCACCGTCGGAGACCTGCTGGTCGAGCGCGAGGAGATCCGCGAACTCGAGGTCAATCCGCTGCTGGCGCGGCCCGACGGGGCGGTCGCCCTCGACGCGCTGGTGACGCTCGACGCGCTCGAGGACGCGTAGGACCTCGACGCGGACGCTCCTCGTCGACGGTGTGGAAGACGCGAAAACTGCGGCGCGTTCGAACGCGGTCAGTCGTCCTGCTGGCTCTTCTCGACGTGGATGTCCTCGAACGCGAGGTCGCGATCGGTCACCTCGACCGTCATCGAGCCCACGTTCTCGATCTCGGCGTCGATCGTGTCGCCGCCGGTGATCGCGCTGACACCCTCGGGCGTCCCGGTTGTGATCACGTCGCCCGCTTCGATGGTCATTCCGATCGAGGCGTACTCGACGACGTCGGCGCAGCTGTAGATCATGTCGCCGGTGTTCTCCTGCTGGCGCGTCTCGCCGTTGAGCTGCAGTTCCATCTCGAGGTCGTGCGGGTCGCCGACTTCGTCGGGCGTCGCAACGCACGGGCCGATGATGGTGAACGTGTCGTAGGACTTGCGGTTCGAGCGGTCCTGGTCGCCCCGGACGGAGACATCGAGTAGGATCGTGTAGCCGAGGATCGCGTCCCAGACGTCGTCGGCGTCGATGTCCTTGACCTCCTCACCCATGACGAACGCGAGTTCGATCTCGTGGTCGACCCGCCGATCGTGAAACGGGAGTTCGATGCCGTCCTCCGGCCCGGCGACGCTCGAGGGCGCCTTGAGGAAGTAGCCCTTGTCCTCGATGGTGAACCACTCCTCGGTGACGATGTCCTTGTCGGCGAGGGCTTCCTCGACGTGGTTCTCGTAGTTCAGTGGTGCCGCGATCACTTTGCCGGGGCGGCGGACGGGAGACTCGACGGTGACCTCCTCGAGGTCGTGGTCGGGATCTTCGTCCTCGTACTCGCTGGCGTCTACGCCCTTGCGCGCGTACTCTTTGAGGGGATCGTTCGTCTCGAGGCCGAGTCGGTCGGTGACGTCGATGACGCGGTCGTCGTCTGTGAGCAAGCCCAGTCGGTCGTCGTTGAACCTGACGAATCGCATGGTAGGTCCACTGTCGCACGCCCACATAAATAATCCCTTCTCGATCGACGATGCGTTCGGATCGGCGGGCGTCCGTCGACCCGAACGGGAACGACCGAGCCGTCGTCGTTCGCTCGTGAGGGCGCTTGAGGGCTCCAACACACTTATGGTCTCGTTTGACAAAAATGCGAACATGGCACAGCAGGATCCAGAGGAGCTCCTAGAATTGAGTTCTGACACGCGGAGTACCCTCGAGAAGAACGGCCTCCGCCCGCTCTGGGAAGTGGAAGACGATATGGGGAGCCTCCTCGACGACCTCGAACCGAACATCTGGAAGTGGGAGGACATCAAAGCCGCCATCGACGGCATCGAGGAGGACGTCCCGATCGCCGACCTCCCGCCGGGCTTCCAGCGGCGGGTCGCGGTCCCGATCAACGCGAAGCACGCCATCTCGAATACGATCTACGTCGGCGTCCAGACGGTCTCTCCCGGGGAGACCGCTCCCTCCCACCGCCACGCTGCCAGCGCCCTGCGGTTCACCATCGACGGGAACGAGGACATGAAGACGGTCGTCGCGGGTGAGGAGTTCCCGATGCGGGACAACGACCTCGTCACGACGCCACAGTGGGAGTGGCACGACCACGTCAACGACTCCGACGAGACCGCCGCCTGGCTCGACGTCCTCGACCTCCCCCTGTTCCTCGACACGCTGAACAACACCCACGTCTTCGAGAACCACGAACTCGAGCGTCAGCCGGTCACGAAGACACAGGGCTACTGGGACTCCCAGTACGGCCGCGGCCGCCCCGCGCACGAGCAAACGGACGGTTCCATCCCCGGCCCGTTTCAGGGGAACAAGGAGCCGACGCCGCCGTACCGCTTCGGCTGGGACGAGATGCTCGAGTCGCTCCGGCAGTACGCCGACAACGACGACCCGGACCCCTACGACGGGTACAGCCTCGAGTACGTCAATCCGGCCACCGCGGAGGCGCCGCTGTTTCCGACCATGTCCTTCCGCGCCCAACTGCTCAACGAGGGCCCGACGGACGCCCACTTCCATAACTCGACGGAAGTCTACTTCGTCATCGAGGGCGATGGCGCGACCCACGTCGACGGCGAGGCCTTGGAGTGGGGGCAGTGGGACCTCTTCGCCGTACCGCCGGACAGCCCGCACCACCACGAACCGGACGACGAAGCGATCCTGCTGGGTATGACCGACCGGCCGATCCTCGAGTCGATGAATTTCTACGCCGAGGCCGAAGTCTCGGAGTGAGGGTGTTCGGTTCGCCTCGACTTGGAGCACCGACGGCGGCGGTATCGGCGTGTCCGCTCCCTCGAGGACCGGCCGACTGGGTAATGCTCTTATAGATCGTCGCCATAACGTTCTCGTATGGCCGAGTTCGAAAACCCGTACGTCGACGAGGATCCGTTTGTCCGGGCGCACTTCGACTGTCTGAACTGTGGCGGGAAGCTCTGGGAGTACGCGATCCAGCGCCAGATGGTCTGCGAGGACTGTCTCGACGTCTTTCCCTCGGAGGAGGTCTTCGAAGCCAGCGTCGAATCGGCCGCCAACTGAGCCGCCGAGCACCTCCGCCTTCGTCAGTCGTCACCGCAGTGCCGTTTCCGCGCTATCGCCACCGCGGTACCGACGCGTTTTCCGCGGAACGGTCACGGGAACTGCTCCGTCCGCTCGAGGTCGTCGGTGCCCGACGGAGACGGCGGACACCTCTCTCCGTCGGACTCCATCTTGTTCGAAGCGCATACGCCCGGGTTCGCGGGCGCGAAGAATCAGGCTTCGGGAAGCTCGAGGACGCCTCGAGTGCGCCCCCGAAAAACGGATTCGACGCGGATACCCAGTCGGCGCGGTCAGAACGGGTACTCGCGCGGCTCGCGCTGGATCGAGATCCACTTCGTCTCGGTCACCTCGCGGAGGAACTCCTCGGTGTTGTAGCCGCCCATACCGGAGGCGCCGGTGCCGCTAAACGGGACGTGAGCCTCGTCGTTGATGGGCTGGTCGCCGATGTGGACCATCCCCGTCTCCATGCGGTCGGCGATCGACCGCGCGGTCTCGCGGTCGCCTGCGTGCACGGACCCGGAGAGGCCGAACTCCGTGTCGTTGACGATCTCGATCGCCTCGTCGATATCGGAGAAGGGGATCACCGGTGCGATGGGACCGAAGTGCTCGTTGCACGCCGCGGCCATGTCGTTCGTCACGTCGGAGAGCACCGTCGGCTCAATGACGAGCGAGTCCTCGACGTCACCAGAAGTCGAAGACTTCTGGCTGGCTAACGAATCGCTTTGCGATTCGTGAACGCCCTCGAGGTCGACGATCCCGCCGCCGGTCTCGAGCGTCGCACCCGCGTCGATCGTCTCCGCGACGTATTCGAGCATCTCGTCGCGCTGGTGTTCGTCGATCACGGGACCGAGGTGAACCTCGTCGTGGGCGCTGCCCGCGACGAGCGACTCCGCCCGGTCGACGAGATGGGTGACGTAGTCGTCGTAGACGTCTTCGTGGACGACGTGGCGGTTGATCGAGATGCAGACCTGTCCCTGGTGGATGAACGAACCGAAAACTGCCCCGTCGACGGCGCGCTCGAGGTCGGCGTCCGCGGTGACGACGTGGGCGTTGTTGCCGCCCAGTTCCATCGCGGGCGTCGCCAGGTTCTCGGCCGCCGCGGCGGCGACCCGTCGACCGACCTCCGTCGAGCCGGTGAACGCCACCACGTCGCTCTCGGGGTGGCCGGCCACGCGGTCGCCGATCTCGGAGCCGCGGCCGGTGACGACGTTGAGGACGCCGTCGGGGAGGTCCGTCTCCTCGAACAGCGTCGCGAACAGCAGGCCGCCGCTAATCGGCGTGTTCGTCGCCGGCTTGAGCACGACGGCGTTGCCGGCGGCGATGGCGGGAAGCACCGCCCGCGCCGAGAGGTTCAACGGGAAGTTCCACGGCGAGATGACCGTGACGACGCCTTTCGGTTCGCGCTTTATGAGGTGTTCCTTCCCGGGAATGTTCGACGGGGCATGTTCGCCCTTCATCCGCCGCGGCAGCGTCGCCGCCTCGCCCGCCTGGTCGGCGGTGAGGTGGTGGGACGTGTGGCCGTAGCCGGCGGTTCCGCCGGCCTCGTGCGTGAGTAGTTCGATAATCTCCTCCTCAAACTCGTGCAGCGCCTCGGTGAACTGCTGGATAACCTCCTGACGGGCTGCGGGGGGTTGGTCCCTCCACTCGGTCTGAGCAACAGCCGCCGCCTCGTAGGCGTCGTCGACGTCCGACTCGGTGGCCGCGGGAACCTCGGCGAACACCTCCCGCGTCGACGGGTCCGCGATCGGGATGGTGTCGCCGTCTCCGTCGACCCACTCGCCACCGATGTACAGTGCGTTCCAGTCCGCCCTCGGCGATATCGCGTCCGGCATGATCGCTTGACCGTTCACGTTCCGCGCACAAAGTTTCGTGGTAACATGTATGTCACCATCGCGTTGAGAACGAGCGGTCGGCAGGAGCCGACCGAATTCGGCCCGAAAACGCCGGTTCAAGTGCGCTTCCGACGGATCGTCGAGTTCCGAGCCGAGTCAGTGCGGTTCCCGCTTGGTCTATAGTAACGACTGAAACGATCTACACACCCATCGCATCCCCGCGGTTCTCGCTCACTCCGTTCGCTCCGAACCGCGCTGCACTCGTCCGATGGGGTGTGCATCGACGTTCAGTGGCTACTATACGCATCCGCCGAATCCGACACTCCGCCGACAGGTGTCAGATATGAACCATACCATTTAATATGTTCGTGTTTCATTTGACAAACCACGCCATGGGGAATCTTCACAGCAGCCGAACTAGGCGTTCGTATTTAAAAACGACTGGCGCGATTACAGGGGCGGCCACGTTGGCCGGCTGTTCATTGTTGAGTAGCGACGAGAGCAGCGCTGACATCACGATCGCGACGACGATCCCGCAGGAGGGCGCGTTCTCTTCGATGGCCGAGGAGATGGAACAGGGGTACGACCTCGGCGTCGCACACATCGAAGAGACGCTCGACCAGGAGGTGGAGCTGCTGGTCGAGAACGACGAGAGCGACCCGAGCGTCGTCATCGAGAGCCTCCGGAAGATGGCCGGTGACGCCGACATGATCTGGGGGAGCTTCTCGAGCGAACTCGTGACCGCGGGCAGCAGCGTCGCGGAGTCCGAAGGGATCCCGTTCGTCGCCGCCTACTTCGCACAGGAGGCGCCGCACCGAAACGAGGACTACGAGTGGACCTACGCGGCGTTCCCGAAGTCGAGGGACGTCGCGCGGTCGACGCAGGGCCTCTTAGAGACCATTCCCGAGGGCGAGCGGCCGACCAACGTCGGCATCTGGGAGCCCAACTCCGACTGGGGCGAAGAGCAGTCGGACTCCTGGGAGGAGACCCTCGGCGACGCGGGCTACGACATCGTCCTCAGGGAGCAGTACGAGTACGGCTCGAGCGACTTCTCGACGATGATCTCCCAGTCGGCCAACCAGAACGTCGAGGTCCTCCTGTCGGTGCCGACACCGCCGGACGGAATCACGATGATCGAGCAGATAGAGGAACGCGACTTCTCGCCGGACCTCACAAAGTTCGTTCGCGCCGCCGACCCCCAGGACTGGTGGAACGCGCTCGGCGAGAGCGGCGAGTACGTCTGCATGTGTCCGGGCTGGGTGCCCGGCATGACGGGCAACGGGAACGAAGAGATGTGGAACGCGTACGTGGACGAGTACGGACTCGAGGATGACGCGTTCATCCGCACGGCGGTCGGCGGCGGGTACAACGTCGCGCAGGTGACCGCCCAAGCGATCG from Natronorubrum halophilum encodes:
- a CDS encoding acetate--CoA ligase family protein, which translates into the protein MTDSDAAETTDAIESALAEDRSALTESEAKGLVADRGLSVPDGETVDSPDEAVETAERIGHPVVAKVASPAVQHKSEWADGAGVAVGLEDADAVRTAAEQIFDAAADRELDAAALVEEGVDLEAGLEVIVGGTRDPSFGPTVLVGLGGIAVEVLQDVSHRIAPVSTAEAVEMTRELEASPLFDGYRGSPAVDRTAIAEAIVTVGDLLVEREEIRELEVNPLLARPDGAVALDALVTLDALEDA
- a CDS encoding fumarylacetoacetate hydrolase family protein, producing MRFVRFNDDRLGLLTDDDRVIDVTDRLGLETNDPLKEYARKGVDASEYEDEDPDHDLEEVTVESPVRRPGKVIAAPLNYENHVEEALADKDIVTEEWFTIEDKGYFLKAPSSVAGPEDGIELPFHDRRVDHEIELAFVMGEEVKDIDADDVWDAILGYTILLDVSVRGDQDRSNRKSYDTFTIIGPCVATPDEVGDPHDLEMELQLNGETRQQENTGDMIYSCADVVEYASIGMTIEAGDVITTGTPEGVSAITGGDTIDAEIENVGSMTVEVTDRDLAFEDIHVEKSQQDD
- a CDS encoding cupin domain-containing protein → MAQQDPEELLELSSDTRSTLEKNGLRPLWEVEDDMGSLLDDLEPNIWKWEDIKAAIDGIEEDVPIADLPPGFQRRVAVPINAKHAISNTIYVGVQTVSPGETAPSHRHAASALRFTIDGNEDMKTVVAGEEFPMRDNDLVTTPQWEWHDHVNDSDETAAWLDVLDLPLFLDTLNNTHVFENHELERQPVTKTQGYWDSQYGRGRPAHEQTDGSIPGPFQGNKEPTPPYRFGWDEMLESLRQYADNDDPDPYDGYSLEYVNPATAEAPLFPTMSFRAQLLNEGPTDAHFHNSTEVYFVIEGDGATHVDGEALEWGQWDLFAVPPDSPHHHEPDDEAILLGMTDRPILESMNFYAEAEVSE
- a CDS encoding aldehyde dehydrogenase family protein encodes the protein MPDAISPRADWNALYIGGEWVDGDGDTIPIADPSTREVFAEVPAATESDVDDAYEAAAVAQTEWRDQPPAARQEVIQQFTEALHEFEEEIIELLTHEAGGTAGYGHTSHHLTADQAGEAATLPRRMKGEHAPSNIPGKEHLIKREPKGVVTVISPWNFPLNLSARAVLPAIAAGNAVVLKPATNTPISGGLLFATLFEETDLPDGVLNVVTGRGSEIGDRVAGHPESDVVAFTGSTEVGRRVAAAAAENLATPAMELGGNNAHVVTADADLERAVDGAVFGSFIHQGQVCISINRHVVHEDVYDDYVTHLVDRAESLVAGSAHDEVHLGPVIDEHQRDEMLEYVAETIDAGATLETGGGIVDLEGVHESQSDSLASQKSSTSGDVEDSLVIEPTVLSDVTNDMAAACNEHFGPIAPVIPFSDIDEAIEIVNDTEFGLSGSVHAGDRETARSIADRMETGMVHIGDQPINDEAHVPFSGTGASGMGGYNTEEFLREVTETKWISIQREPREYPF
- a CDS encoding ABC transporter substrate-binding protein codes for the protein MSSDESSADITIATTIPQEGAFSSMAEEMEQGYDLGVAHIEETLDQEVELLVENDESDPSVVIESLRKMAGDADMIWGSFSSELVTAGSSVAESEGIPFVAAYFAQEAPHRNEDYEWTYAAFPKSRDVARSTQGLLETIPEGERPTNVGIWEPNSDWGEEQSDSWEETLGDAGYDIVLREQYEYGSSDFSTMISQSANQNVEVLLSVPTPPDGITMIEQIEERDFSPDLTKFVRAADPQDWWNALGESGEYVCMCPGWVPGMTGNGNEEMWNAYVDEYGLEDDAFIRTAVGGGYNVAQVTAQAIDAAGSTDPSDVQGALQSETFETVIGSFSFEENGLPTEGELTAPTGQWLDGNQYTVYPETDDDRASDLQYPIPAWSER